AGACAAGTGTCGTGTCTGTGTACTGGACCGTCATAAAAGAATGCAAGTCGAGCAAACGCGAACACAAGAGAaggagacaacacaaacgccgactacaAACCGAAAGGGCGCAATGCGGAGGAGAATAAGAGAGCAGACAGAGAAacatatctgcgcatgcgcaggcatgGTTGCACCACTTGTCAATCCGGCGTACGTGGGTGTCTACACGAGACATAACTATTGAGTAATTGCATTTTATTTTTATGTTATTCAAAGAATGGCTCATGCATGCGCTCCCGCTACTATCAATATGCCAGGCTTCAACCATCACATGtgtttcttcattcttgtgccTATATATAGCTATGCGCAtccatcgaattttggcgtgcacttacgcTCTCGACCATGCAAAGATTAATAGACCGTATATTTCTTTCTGTCGAAGCTATCGTGCCTGATAAGTAGTACCCCGCAAACAGTTAATAAGGCTATGTTATACGCGTGTCATATTTGCCGTCACGTCCTTTTTATTATTGTATATAGCATGTAAAGCATATGTTCGCAGACGCAAGAGCTGTTGGCTACATCATACGGGTCAATTAATGTGCATAAAAATAGTGCGACAACTATCTCCACTTTCTCAACTCATGCTATAGCCCTAATAACGGGTTTAATTCTAAGTAAGTGAATTATTTATTTCCTAATTATTACTTAATGACGAACACGCCGAGAACGTGCACAATGAGCGGAAAACGCAATCGGAATTTCATTTAGTGTAATATTAAGTCAGACGACACTGAAACATAGACAGAAGCTTCAAAGGGCACAAGTGAAGCAACACTCGCTACACGATTAGCTAAGCATCAACGAAGTTTCTGTACATAGGCAACCGGGACGAACTCGGCTATTCTCTCAGATCAGGGTTCTCACACTCACGTCagccagccaggggcgtagccaagggggggggggggggttggggggttcaaaccccccccgaaatttttcaattttgcttgcgtatatatacacgcacacatacaaacgcacgcacgaacatacataaagtatggtcgaacccccccccccccccgaaaaaaatttctggctacgcccctgcagccagCGGTCCACAGCCAATAAATAAGCGtgtcagctaatgttgccatttgaaattcgaaaggaagcctttcccatatctaaggtaattttttaaatgtatttggagtcaggattcgagaaacgtcgATACCAATCTGCAGAAAGACTGAAATCTTGACGCCGATTCTGAGATTtagtttttgttccgcggttacgtttcaacgcatggtgaccacatgggttgcttcacgaaaagaatgcttgagaccagtcatatctgtgtagctcatggacatacttcttaagaaaaaaaaattggccgcgtatctgcgtgcttcgctgcaaatgtcgtgtaaagacgatagaagaggcgctgtgtgagatatggacgccatctggcaatacgtcgggaaacatgagtgctgtgttgcgtgctggtagtcccggcgcagcagcaggcgaagacctttgcagagaaacgtccgcactcaacgagtactctccacacactcttttatttacacgtcgcctgggtaaaacaggaacgccagagcgacgcccacaaccggcagcctgaacgccgcccacaacgctgctttttcattttttaaatatttttttaacacgaaagtgttttatgccggggtccaccaagtacatccgtcacggatatgacgttgataaaatggacaccaacaggtgagaaagaaaaattggccgcgtatctgcgtgcttcgctgcaaatgtcgtgtaaagacgatagaagaggcgctgtgtgagatatggacgccatctggcaatacgtcgggaaacatgagtgctgtgttgcgtgctggtagtcccggcgcagcagcaggcgaagacctttgcagagaaacgtccgcactcaacgagtactctccacacactcttttatttacacgtcgcctgggtaaaacaggaacgccagagcggcgcccacaaccggcagcctgaacgccgcccacaacgctgctttttcattttttaaatatttttttaacacgaaagtgttttatgccggggtccaccaagtacatccgtcacggatatgacgttgataaaatggacaccaacaggtgagaaagaaaaaaaccaagaaaaagataccccgctgggaatcgaacccacgacgtcgcggccgcgacggcaagcgcccgacgcgctacccactaagccatcgcGGGAGATGCacgacacggcgcgaacgcgccttatatctttcacacattctctttcgcggagggcggagcggggtggtgccgccgtctgtgagaggtgaaaagaagtaatacttcacgatcgacacttactagcgcttactccgagattgcccgcgatatctgaggtcatggttaaagcgtctcgataccagagcggtagagtggccgcgctggcgtcgccgaggcacccttgacgcagttacgttctttgcctttggcttcgtgttagcgtgcgtcggctcatcggagtagtgcatcttccacgtgcaccaacgggatttctccgccgccgactgcttcaattgcgagagcaccgactaacaaaactgctgcaatatgcgttgcagaaaggacgcgatttcgacgggcgaatgtcgtgcctttgtggagcgagagcagcgcctgcaagacagaggccagcgggacgcacgcgtttgcggctaaggctacgaacctctacctcccgtgttgctgaagctcagtgcgtgttatgtatgcatgagcacaggcgtcggctacccattactagaaagcgcacaccgtgccgtttctctccttaattgacgacgctttgaagaagtgcataccgggtaccagtgttgattatgagcttgttgatatcatccttacgcgggattcacgattcgctttgtccaaatatatgttcacaccgtcggctaccacaacagtttaatcatgatcatgggcattagtcgtagCGAtacagacatgctgtcaacatgggtgcatccacggcaaacggtgctatagctgctaaacacgaatagacattgtacaagctctcatatatcattacacaataagcactacttctgtgaagacacgtttcactttcgtgttataccgattcctatgacggagggatcagccatgttttttcaccttcttggccttctcaaaactaaagtttttcaacaccaacccatggcattcgtacagtgcaatacagaaccgaaaccgaaacacaacaatgagctcatgcgaagggcacggaggaaggcaaatttcagcgcagtcgcattttcagctttgttgaaacagcgctcactagacgacgacgaagtaaaagaaggcacaggacaggcagcgcctgtcctgtgccttcttcgtcgtcgtctagtgagcgctgtttcaacaaagatgaacgcataccaactcgctcaagcttccattcttatgcattttcagcgcagcttaagaaactagggtccttaaaattacgtatgtatgcattttctattaaaggaacacgccacctaatacttacctagtgatgttgcacctcagatatgcatgatatttactttttgatcgacaacgttcacaagtatgaacagccgaaccagttcaagacggctggcccttgggcaagtggttcaactttggccgagtggctgaatcgagggacgtgccgacaaacagaaagacagacagacagaaagacagaccaaaatttctgcgtttaagttccccaagaaagactatcgtctttaaaaaaatacgGGACGAACACAGTCATGtgtgggccgctagcgaaaggttcgCGTGCCGCAGGCGCCTGTCTTAGATTATAAATGCCTATCGCAATTTTCGAGGCTCAGTATTGGAGTAAAGAACTAGCATATTAGCGATCAAAAGAGTTTCAAATACCAGAAGGTATTTTCATGGCATGTCCGTGTGGCGCAAGAGAAAGAAGCTTCTGCCAATTTTCCCTTGCATCGTGAAGGGTGCTTCGCTGTGGTTACCTTTGATGCGGAGAAGCACCTTCGAAGACGACGCAGACGGGACGTGGAACTACGCAAGCGCTCTGCTCAGCTTTAAACGGTTCTTGACGATAATGACGGCcaaaggcccctgatgttgcagtGCAAGGACTGTTTACTTCCCCTCTTTACTcctggaaagccagggaccaaaggcagaccATTTTGAGAAGCGTGTCATCACTTCCTTTTCCTTGTTTATCCACcgtgaagcatgttgtcttttggagTCGACCAACTgggaatggggggagggggggtctgcGATGGACCTTCGTCcccttaatggggaaccctgcgcacgcctatgacaacaGCTACTCAGATCACGGTCGGAATGAAGAAGTAGTTCGGTTGTAGACTTACATTTGTCGTTTAGAAGCCTCGATTTTTAAATCGGTAATACTGCATTACTGTGCACGTTCCAAGCACGAGAGGTTTTCTGGGCTACGACTATACTCACATCGGACGAGCAAGAATGAGTTCCTAGCCTGCTTTTCCTGACAAAAaaacgtttcattcattcattcattcattcattcattcattcattcattcattcattcattcattcattcattcattcattcattcattgctgttAACCCCCAGCTTTATGGATTCTCGATGCTATCTTGGTGAGTGGACAGAGTCCGTTACTTACTACCACGCTACGCGTTGCCGGACACAACTCTGTATATTAGACCACACTACCTACAAAGAACATGGGCTTGGTTACCCCCGTGACACTTGTGGTCCGATGTAGCCAAAGGCAAGTTAAAATGTCGGCAACCGAATTATCATGTGTGTGTTTCCTATAACCGTCTCACTCAAGACTTATACACATTgtttatgggtcattccacgacaaacgtcccagccattttgaagACCACCTCAAATGTATTCTAAAAAAATCGTGTTGGTTTATTGAATTGAAAACAGGGAGTTGCGAGAAtatttcggagaaaaaaaaattcggtcacgtgggagcctttcgATTTTCGCAAAATGTTGTCTGAGtgttgtttgtcagaaaatttattctgagaatATCTTTTctcgtttcaataccaaattttgtTCAAATATTAAGCGAAGGTGTTCGTGTAAGctgttcgaagctcaataatattattGGAATTTTTCTGCCACAAACGACTGCATAAACTTCGCCAAAATGTCctatgtttgtattttttttcttgcaatattGCACTATATATGAATATCCGAGTACTGAATACTTACTCTGCGGAAGGTATATTTggcgctaaaaatattttcagactcCTGAAGTTTCTCaattttacgagaaaaaatcacgaatttgagaGAATCAttattttggtccacattgagacgcaatttacaccatgtGGCGCTCCAataaaaaatcagctttatacctcaatcaaaagcaaataaatagttcttcttgtaTGGCAACTTTTATCATTAAATTTCTTGTTTTAAACaagggtctagtggttatgttgctcgactgctgacccgcaggtcgcgggatcgaatcccggctgcggcggccgcattttcgatggaggcgaaaatgctcgaggcccgtgtacttagataaagAAACccggatggtctaaatttccagagccctccactacggcgtctctcataatcatgtgattttgggacgttaaaccccatcaattattattatattttaaaggAAACAAATGTTGAAGTTCGCCATTGacggcaatggggaacttcagTGAGGAAGCCGCCGTATTACTAAAATTGAAGATAGCCGTCACAGGGGCAGGATGACAATATTGTGATCAGTTCATGACGTTTAAGATCATACTGGTTCTCTGAAGATCATTTACTGCCTATGACAGTGAGAAGAGGATGCCATATGCTGGGAATGTTCTCAATTCCACATTTTGTACAGATCTATACCAGAACTTCCTGAAGTACATGTTCACTTCTTCCGGTAGGTATTACTGAGTCTGAGTTTTTAAATTTACATCGCTAAAGGAGGAATTTGGTGTTTTATTCTGCACACTAGGAGAGTATAGGTAAGGTTACAATTTACAAGCAtttgtgtctttctatctctatctctctcttgctTACACTTTGTAAGCGTAAGCAAAAGAAAGATATACGCtcataactcggatgggcgagaaaacgagtacagagagagaatgagatagaaagacaaagagagaaatagagagaaagaaatggaagagacaaaaaaaaataccaagacatagagagaaatatatagaaggaaacagacaccaaaacaagagagagagagaaaacagagagcaagatagaaagaggcaaagagagagaaaaaagatggaaagagcgacaaaaaaataaagaaagaaatggaaagaaacaggcacgaaaaagagataaaaacagatagaaagagtaagaaagaaagaaaaaaataaagagaaacaaggacggCCGCCCACTTCGCTGTTGcttttagccttgcgccactagtgcaagctgcgcaactttttttttattgcgatagcaattacatggacagtctcgacgggtttttgccgtcggtgtcgctgtcatgtccttccggtatgaagtccaaattgataagatccccccgcgcaaagtatgttctaccgcgggtaaaagcgcgcgagcgggggcgacgaacgcggctgaaacagagatcaaacgagccggcccatttccgtcgctcggaggatgcatgcgataacatcaccccgctcgggaggcctgccgtcgaagcagacaggaaacgccccgcccgtctttaacgaccatgaaaagacgcgaggtggggggcGGAGGGGTTGTTGTCGCGCGAGCaaccactttgaactttgaatataagggcgcggtcgcgatcgccggcgcgcgtgctatctcgactcagcgttttgtagttacgagAGATCGGATACAATAcaattagctgccagcctcactttgtgtaacactacaatttgttgctatcgcattcattgcttcgcccttgcggtgaaactgtgactttttaacctccttggccctGGCTCCGCCGCTCCGCTCCACTTCACCGCCTTCAGCCAGCAGAATTATGGCTTCCGAGATTTGTGTTTTTATCAAACGGTGTCTAAAGCGTGGTCTAAAGCATTGCAGCCATGACATGTTTTCAGCTCCCAATGGTAAATCTGGTTCTCACGGCAAACAAAAGCACGGTCTTTAAAATTTGTAGAGAAATTCATTTTGAGTTTAACACAGCCTTTTCCCAGAACTTGAGTACGCCACAATGGGCTAGGAAATCCAGTTTTTAGCCATCACAATCCAAAGTTTAATCCAAACGaagcgtttgtttacgttgttTGCACGCCAATTTTCTTGCCGCTACTCGTATTACGCCGCTTGTTTTGACTAAGGCAAGTAACTTACCCGTTGGTATTCTCATCCTATGAATAAGCACTAGCAGATTTTGTAAGAATGGGATTTCGCCGAGTTAATGACCACCATTAACTTTTCGCAGTGTACAGCCGAAGTGCTCAGTAGTGTTGTATTTATGCAGGTAATTGCGGAGCTCAACAATGAGTCGACGCCAGACGCCCAGCGAATTTTTGAAGCAAATTATCGGACGTCCTGTTGTCGTCAAGTTAAACTCCGGTTTGGACTACCGAGGTGAGGCTTGAGTCTGAGCGCCATGTATAAAATTGCGGACGTTTATGATCTTTGCTTCTTGTCTACCAGGTGTTCTCGCGTGTCTTGACGGCTACATGAACATTGCTCTTGAGCAGACCGAAGAGTACGTCAATGGTCAGCTGAAAAACAAGTACGGCGACGCATTCATACGAGGGAATAACGGTAAGTAAGCGAGGCTGGTGAGCTTTTCACCCGACAGATGCACAATGAAGCCGTACTTATTGTGATAGTTTTGGGATTACATCTAAATGTGACCAGCAAGACAGGCAGCTTAGCAGTAGCTCCACGGATGTTCGCACTGTCATACACGCGAGTTTTGTGTTCCAACACCAATTGTCATGCCATGCAATTTCTTCATGCAAGGTCCCAGGATCAATGCTGCTGAGTACATTGAAGTGTTGAATGTTGTAGAGTAGTCTTAGACTGAGCAGGTCACCTGAAAGTAACCGTTAATCTCCCAGCGGAACCCTGCGTCAGTGCACGTGGCATCGTTTATGCGGAGAACTTCGAGGGGCTCGTTCCTAACAgtgtgttggattcatttggttcgTTCATGCGAAGTTACTTCAGATATGTGTTCATAGTGTGGGGCACTAAAAATAGTCCTGACAACATCGAATAGTCCCTAAGGGCAGTCATTGTGGACACAATGGTCTCCATTTGTAAGAAAAACCTTGCTGGGGCCAAATTAAGGCCAAGACCAAAGCTAACGGCAAATTGAGTGAAATCAAATAGAAGGGAGCTGGTGACCTTTGTATCAAATATGGGTGGCTCTTGTGATGAGCGAGAGCATAATGTATTGGTGTGATGTTCACCATTGAGATGCTGCAGAGTCCAGAGTGGCAGAAAATTTGGCAAAATCCAACACAACTGCAGCACACATGCAGCAGACAAACAATGATATTGGCAGACAGTGGAATAAGTGATTAGATGACAGAGAAAATGAGACGACCAATGAGGGAGTGGCGTGCAATGCAGAGTACTTGCAAGTCCGGTCCATTCTATAAAGTTCTTACTAAAAAAATATAGCATACTAAAGAACGTACAGAATTGGGTTCGATACCACATGGCTGTAGGAAACCTCCTGTCAAATATTACAAACAGTAGTAAGTTGGGTAGCAAAAAAACAGAACAGAATTATGTTTTAATAGAAGAAGATTGACACAAATATGGTCAAAGGTAAACGAAAGCTATGTCTATGAACAACGTTTTTAGAAAAATCAATATAAGCCTAGAAATTCAGTAAGGAAACACTTTTTAATTGATCCAGTTGATGCATTCCAAATAGATAAAGTGGCAAAACAAGCAATATGTGATCCATAATTACTTTGGATAACAGGTAGCGAAAAATTTCGACACTATGCAAAGCAATTTCCCCTGAAGAATGATCAGGGGAAATTGCACTTGACGGTATGTGATATTTATTTCAACTAGTACTTGGGAGTACATATAAAGAAGCTACAAATGAGGAAGCACTGAAGCACTATTTCTATGCGAACTGAACATACATATCCTTATTCTATTGTGTTATACAGTGATCGTGTACATGTGCTTTGTCTCTTTTCCATTTAGCTTTCCTCAGCCTAGGCCCTTGCCTTACACCCGGGTCAAGGTGTCCAACAAGATACTtgctctggttaacctccctgcccttccttTCTTTTCATCCCTTTCTCTGTAGGCTGCAATAATGTAGCATTCCTTTCACTCCACTCAATCTGATCTACTGTCATCAACCGGCTGATTGTGGTGATAACGCAGGCAGAGCACAGCTCAGATAGAGGAGGAAGCAATAGAAGGACATCAGCAGCAACAGTCATTATATTATCCCACTCCTACTGTAATGGTTTTTCTAGAAGAGGAGTCAAGTTTTTCTTCACGTAGCTGTTCAGTCACCCATATTTAaacatgtctttcttttttcattcaacTAATATGGACTACCGGACACTGTCCATTCTAACGTGGTTCAACTTGTTTTTTTAATATACTCATATATCATTGTGAAGTctcacagaatttttttttcctttgtttcagTTTTGTACATCAGCACACAGAAGAGGAGGATATAAAGATGAAGAGCGTGGTCAATGAAGACCGCATTTGTTGATGTATGTCATGTGAAAATATACAAGTCAACaaaagttttgttttgtttccccCCAAGCTGCTTGATGCACGACTACTGCAGCTTACAGCCTCTGATAACAGACGACACAGAAAGGAGGCAAGATTTCATTTGCAAGTTGAcattaccacggccgctggataaaaagcgcacgggtacggcctgccgcgtgctccgaaaccggcgt
Above is a window of Rhipicephalus sanguineus isolate Rsan-2018 chromosome 3, BIME_Rsan_1.4, whole genome shotgun sequence DNA encoding:
- the LOC119388007 gene encoding U6 snRNA-associated Sm-like protein LSm6, with protein sequence MSRRQTPSEFLKQIIGRPVVVKLNSGLDYRGVLACLDGYMNIALEQTEEYVNGQLKNKYGDAFIRGNNVLYISTQKRRI